The Candidatus Koribacter versatilis Ellin345 genome has a segment encoding these proteins:
- a CDS encoding TonB-dependent receptor, translated as MSNIRKGVLFALAVVLLVFTFAPNAVSQGTYTAELRGQVTDNTGAMLPHATVTITADETGLSQTATTDDAGRYIFTALRPTTYTLRVQAKGFATSVHKNIVLAVNQQASMTFELKPAAANESVDVVDTAPLLDTGGASLGTEVTNEFISRMPIQNRDVTQLVYLSAGVTTLNNGGGYPYGTDFSSNGQRYGSAEFRLDGGLATGPEQGEGATTNVSYVPSTEVIQEFKVQNNSFAAEFGSNGGTVVNVLMKSGTNKFHGSGWWFGQRTELNANDFFSNRAGVPRTDNTRDQFGGALSGPIYKNKTFFLVDVEHVRQNNKNLISGRVPTDLERAGNFSETMVQDDNGNLVPVQLFNPFAYDPVTQTRQPFVGNVIPAGMITAIGQNLVNAYPAATGPIDPGTQTNFNVATVITSPNTQFDIKIDHQWNDRIHLMGRYSQANSEFDQPGAFYDGITSNTTTRNVVLEGTWTISPTLLWTNRAGLDRYYQKGTSQKVDLTTLGLPTLYMDANGIQRMPSMPVDNYSGLNDQQCCVDTVNGHTQYVFASQMSWIHGKHSFKYGWEGRIFLNNFYQPDYATGLFNFTKTITAEDPFGGSPANYGTGLAGMLLGFPQSGQINIKYGVADKSMQNAFYFQDDWKVTPKLSLSLGLRYEFSTPYTERHNRSQFDNFTGDSGVSLNLNPTGDPDLATLGLGTTDLKGTTVFATSNNRHVPSDLNNWGPRLGFAYQLAQNTVLRGGVGMFYGLSTATNFQYSGTSFRKDAAIHFTNDGGVTQYATLDNPFPTLPTNTVPGPQGTTYGKLAEWGFADSNDLGTLPDRNPEIYQWNIGVQHLLPWGIVISADYSANHSTHLPYGYPTRNRDFLSAAARQKVIALANAKGEAPSDLLNELYPNPFQSMFVGPTATFHEPDSIYNNDTIPLVNLLKPYPQFDGDFEGLPLTSANSWYNGLLVRFQKRPSHGLSFEGSYTYSHATDNSSYGANSWIFFNGSGLGQPQDLNNLKAEYSIGANDTPQRFTLATVYDLPFGRTRTFGGDMNRWVDGFVGGWSVNALLTLQSGQPIPFAMSNSQLWDGQQRPNLSCNPLSGMSLHDVAMSNDPNANYFNASCFADPGDQVPGNAPRFSSDARGQGIKNLDLGVFKDFAIHENMKLELRAEFFNFTNSVRFATPFSAWGDGSFGRVESQANQPRHMQVAIRFEF; from the coding sequence ATGAGCAACATTCGGAAGGGCGTTCTCTTTGCACTCGCGGTTGTTCTTCTCGTATTCACATTCGCGCCAAACGCGGTGAGCCAAGGCACGTACACCGCAGAATTGCGCGGACAAGTGACCGATAACACCGGCGCGATGCTACCGCATGCAACCGTGACGATCACGGCGGACGAGACGGGGCTTTCGCAAACGGCGACGACGGATGACGCAGGCCGATACATCTTCACAGCATTGCGGCCGACGACGTACACGTTGCGGGTGCAAGCGAAGGGATTTGCGACGTCCGTGCATAAGAACATTGTGCTGGCGGTGAATCAGCAGGCGAGTATGACGTTTGAGTTAAAACCAGCGGCAGCGAATGAAAGTGTCGATGTGGTCGATACAGCACCGCTGCTCGATACAGGTGGGGCATCGCTCGGCACCGAAGTGACGAATGAGTTCATCAGTCGCATGCCGATTCAAAATCGCGATGTGACGCAGTTGGTGTATCTCTCCGCAGGCGTGACTACGCTGAACAACGGTGGTGGCTATCCGTATGGAACGGATTTCTCTTCGAATGGTCAGCGCTATGGATCGGCGGAGTTCCGACTGGATGGCGGACTGGCGACCGGACCGGAACAGGGCGAAGGCGCGACGACGAATGTGAGCTATGTACCGTCGACCGAAGTAATTCAGGAATTCAAGGTACAGAACAACAGCTTCGCGGCGGAGTTCGGCAGCAACGGCGGCACGGTGGTGAACGTGCTGATGAAGTCGGGCACGAACAAGTTCCATGGCAGCGGCTGGTGGTTTGGGCAACGCACGGAACTGAACGCGAACGATTTCTTCTCGAACCGTGCTGGCGTTCCGCGGACCGACAACACCCGCGATCAGTTTGGGGGAGCGCTGTCGGGGCCGATTTACAAGAACAAAACTTTCTTCCTGGTGGACGTTGAGCACGTTCGGCAGAACAACAAGAACTTGATCAGCGGGCGCGTGCCGACGGACCTCGAGCGCGCGGGGAATTTTTCCGAGACGATGGTGCAGGACGATAACGGCAACCTGGTGCCCGTGCAGCTCTTCAATCCGTTCGCGTACGATCCGGTGACGCAGACTCGCCAGCCGTTCGTAGGGAATGTGATTCCCGCTGGGATGATCACTGCGATCGGGCAGAACCTGGTAAATGCCTACCCCGCCGCGACAGGACCGATTGATCCGGGGACGCAGACGAACTTCAACGTGGCAACGGTGATCACGAGCCCGAATACGCAGTTCGACATCAAAATCGACCACCAATGGAACGACCGCATTCACCTGATGGGACGTTATAGCCAGGCGAACAGCGAGTTCGATCAACCAGGCGCGTTCTACGACGGTATCACCAGCAATACAACCACGCGCAACGTGGTGCTGGAAGGAACGTGGACGATCTCGCCGACGCTGCTGTGGACGAACCGCGCCGGACTTGACCGCTATTACCAGAAGGGCACGTCGCAGAAAGTAGACCTTACGACACTCGGATTGCCGACGCTGTATATGGACGCGAACGGGATCCAGCGGATGCCGTCAATGCCGGTGGACAACTACTCGGGGCTCAACGACCAACAGTGCTGCGTGGACACCGTCAACGGCCACACGCAGTACGTTTTTGCCTCGCAGATGAGTTGGATACACGGCAAGCACTCCTTCAAGTACGGATGGGAGGGCAGGATTTTCCTGAACAACTTCTACCAACCGGACTACGCGACGGGATTGTTCAACTTCACGAAGACGATCACAGCGGAAGATCCGTTTGGCGGAAGTCCTGCAAACTACGGCACCGGCCTTGCGGGCATGCTGCTCGGGTTTCCCCAAAGTGGGCAGATCAACATTAAATACGGGGTCGCGGATAAGTCGATGCAGAACGCGTTCTACTTCCAGGACGATTGGAAGGTGACGCCAAAACTGTCGTTGAGCCTGGGACTTCGTTACGAATTCAGCACGCCCTACACGGAGCGGCACAACCGAAGCCAGTTCGACAATTTCACGGGAGACAGCGGAGTGTCGCTGAACCTGAACCCGACGGGCGACCCCGATCTTGCAACGCTGGGGCTGGGAACCACTGATTTGAAGGGCACGACAGTGTTCGCGACTTCCAACAATCGCCATGTTCCTTCCGACTTGAACAATTGGGGACCGCGATTGGGTTTCGCGTATCAATTGGCACAGAACACGGTACTTCGGGGCGGCGTCGGCATGTTTTATGGGCTGTCAACGGCGACCAACTTCCAGTACTCGGGAACGTCGTTCCGCAAGGACGCTGCGATTCACTTCACAAATGACGGCGGAGTGACGCAGTACGCGACATTGGATAATCCGTTCCCGACATTGCCGACGAACACCGTGCCGGGACCGCAGGGAACAACATACGGGAAGCTGGCGGAGTGGGGATTTGCGGATTCGAATGATCTGGGAACCCTGCCAGACCGCAACCCTGAGATTTACCAGTGGAACATCGGCGTGCAGCACCTGTTGCCGTGGGGGATCGTGATTTCGGCGGACTACTCGGCAAACCACAGCACGCACCTGCCGTACGGCTATCCGACGCGCAATCGAGATTTCCTATCGGCAGCGGCACGGCAGAAAGTGATCGCCTTGGCAAACGCGAAGGGCGAGGCGCCGAGCGATTTGCTGAACGAGTTATATCCAAATCCATTCCAGTCGATGTTCGTTGGCCCGACTGCGACCTTCCATGAGCCGGATTCCATCTACAACAATGACACGATCCCGCTAGTGAACCTGTTGAAACCGTATCCGCAGTTCGACGGCGACTTCGAGGGACTGCCGCTGACATCAGCGAACTCCTGGTACAACGGTTTGCTGGTCCGGTTCCAGAAGCGTCCCAGCCACGGTTTGAGTTTTGAAGGCAGCTACACGTATTCGCATGCGACGGACAATTCCTCGTATGGCGCGAACTCGTGGATCTTCTTCAACGGATCAGGACTTGGCCAGCCGCAGGACCTGAACAACCTGAAGGCAGAGTATTCGATCGGAGCGAACGACACGCCACAGCGATTCACGCTGGCGACCGTGTACGACTTGCCCTTCGGACGGACTCGAACGTTTGGCGGCGACATGAATCGATGGGTGGATGGATTCGTGGGCGGTTGGTCGGTAAACGCGCTGCTGACCCTCCAGTCGGGCCAACCGATTCCGTTTGCGATGTCGAACTCGCAGCTATGGGACGGCCAGCAACGGCCGAACCTCTCGTGCAATCCACTCAGCGGAATGAGCCTGCACGATGTCGCCATGTCGAACGACCCGAACGCAAACTACTTCAACGCCTCATGCTTCGCGGACCCTGGCGACCAAGTGCCGGGCAATGCGCCGCGGTTCTCGTCGGATGCCCGCGGCCAGGGGATCAAGAACCTAGACCTTGGAGTGTTCAAAGATTTTGCGATCCACGAAAACATGAAGCTCGAGTTGCGCGCGGAGTTCTTCAACTTCACGAACTCGGTGCGCTTTGCAACGCCGTTCTCTGCGTGGGGTGATGGAAGCTTCGGACGCGTGGAGAGCCAAGCCAACCAACCGCGCCACATGCAAGTGGCGATACGGTTCGAATTCTAG
- a CDS encoding pyridoxal phosphate-dependent decarboxylase family protein, whose product MAPLDLSPADFRALSRKISDFTADYLERLPNLPAFPLNVSGEAVNALFSAEVPIAPMGERAFDPLADVFALSRPNSPRFFGYVFGSGLPIAALGDFAASVLNQNVTAWRSGPAAVTIERTVVGWLAEAIGCSGFSGSLTGGGSQANLMALCMAREAKAPANENGAQGGVIYCSDEAHMSMPKAAMMLGLGQKNVRRIPVNDRFQMDISHLRDAIMRDLREGNRPIAVVASAGTVATGSIDPLPEIADICSEHNLWMHVDGAYGALAAMTVPEKFVGLNRADSLSLDPHKWLYQPAGCGCLLYRDPAAAQRAFSHTEDYARSLSTDPIESFAFFESSMELSRPFRALKIWLSLRYFGLQAFQQRIAEDLRLARILADSVSAEPQLELLAPVELSAVCFRYVRKNADLDHLNLEILQRIIQRGKVCISNATIRGQFALRACVVNHRSTEEDVKAVVSEVLHAANEVSG is encoded by the coding sequence ATGGCCCCTCTCGACCTCAGCCCCGCAGATTTCCGCGCCCTTTCCCGCAAAATCTCCGATTTCACCGCCGATTACCTGGAACGTCTCCCGAATCTACCTGCCTTCCCGCTAAACGTCTCCGGCGAGGCGGTAAATGCTCTCTTTTCCGCGGAAGTCCCGATCGCACCTATGGGCGAACGCGCCTTCGATCCGCTGGCGGACGTATTCGCCTTGTCGAGGCCAAACTCCCCGCGTTTCTTCGGATACGTCTTCGGTTCCGGCCTCCCGATCGCCGCGCTTGGTGACTTCGCCGCAAGCGTTTTGAACCAGAACGTCACCGCCTGGCGCTCCGGTCCAGCCGCCGTGACCATCGAACGCACCGTCGTTGGCTGGCTCGCCGAAGCCATCGGTTGTTCTGGGTTTTCCGGCAGCCTCACCGGCGGAGGCTCACAAGCCAACCTCATGGCTCTTTGCATGGCCCGCGAAGCGAAAGCGCCCGCCAACGAAAACGGAGCCCAAGGTGGAGTGATCTATTGCTCCGACGAAGCTCACATGTCCATGCCGAAAGCCGCGATGATGCTCGGCCTTGGTCAGAAGAATGTCCGCCGTATCCCAGTGAATGATCGCTTCCAGATGGACATCAGTCATCTACGTGACGCAATCATGCGTGATCTCCGGGAAGGGAATCGTCCCATCGCCGTTGTCGCCAGCGCTGGAACCGTTGCTACCGGCAGTATCGATCCTCTGCCCGAGATTGCCGACATCTGCTCCGAACACAACCTCTGGATGCACGTGGACGGCGCCTACGGCGCACTCGCTGCAATGACAGTTCCCGAAAAATTCGTTGGACTGAATCGTGCTGACTCGCTCTCCCTCGACCCGCATAAGTGGCTCTACCAGCCTGCGGGTTGCGGATGTCTCCTCTACCGCGATCCTGCCGCCGCGCAACGCGCGTTCTCGCATACCGAAGACTACGCACGCTCCCTTTCGACTGACCCCATCGAAAGCTTCGCGTTCTTCGAATCGTCCATGGAACTTTCGCGGCCGTTTCGCGCGTTGAAGATATGGCTTTCGCTCCGCTACTTCGGGCTTCAGGCATTCCAGCAGCGCATCGCCGAAGACCTTCGCCTTGCCCGCATTCTCGCCGACTCCGTTTCCGCCGAGCCGCAACTCGAACTTCTCGCCCCCGTTGAGCTAAGCGCTGTTTGTTTTCGCTATGTGAGGAAAAATGCCGATCTCGACCACCTGAACCTCGAGATTCTTCAGCGCATCATTCAACGAGGGAAGGTCTGCATCTCGAACGCAACCATTCGTGGCCAGTTCGCTCTCCGCGCCTGCGTCGTGAATCATCGCAGCACGGAGGAAGACGTTAAGGCTGTCGTAAGTGAGGTCCTACATGCTGCGAATGAAGTGAGCGGATGA
- a CDS encoding ATP-binding protein: MFWQFSAVTFGFWSIASLIDSSYDLLGNGLIDPPLWVALVIFLSTAPMFIAALMGGGKSEERVHWDVILDVAQLLILIVAVHIMLVAIPSMTQSVERGAVHRLILLAAWRGALALALTMRAAFSKSLAIRRLLAPVAAAMSLFAVASSVGNFADRFQIWNEVRWFDLAWTIPFALVAVAASLWRERGRVGVQSELTADSAPVFIIYLPALAIPVILLSLYSTIVFEQVVVGLTAMFVSVAFFTMRVLVAQRRQDQMLQQLANSERRYRRLFEDNMAAVYRSTPDGQITDCNQAFCDMFGYTKEEIANGSAARLYAGGKVEREATLRDLRTHGQQRSVQVAYRRKDGSLIHTLGHRAMVVDRDGMEMIEGTLIDMTQRRSLELQLQQSQKMESLGTMAGGVAHDFNNLLTVIGGYSAMQMANLDANDPNHEYATEIKAASDRAAGLTRQLLAFSRQQVMEERPVILNSLIRDFEKFLRRLVGEDVQLRTSFDLELGTVRTDPGQMEQVLMNLTSNARDAMPLGGTIRIETANVVLNERSLERNPIVVPGGYARLSVSDDGIGMEEATIAHIFEPFFTTKAVGKGTGLGLATTYGIVKQSRGYIEVQSSPGAGSRFDVYLPLIGRDGAGKSGDTRTAVARGTETILLVEDDVQLRSMSVTLLQSCGYNVLTADDPREIEKLCERHGERIDLLLTDVVMPHLSGSEVAKRVAAKVPAIKILFMSGYPTHSKLDRTALEASGSFLQKPFAPAVLAAKVREVLDQELTGQA; encoded by the coding sequence ATGTTCTGGCAATTCTCAGCGGTCACGTTTGGCTTCTGGTCGATCGCATCGCTGATCGATTCCAGCTATGACCTGCTGGGGAATGGACTGATTGATCCTCCGCTTTGGGTAGCACTGGTCATCTTTCTTTCCACGGCCCCGATGTTCATTGCCGCGCTGATGGGAGGCGGAAAGAGCGAAGAGCGCGTTCATTGGGACGTCATCCTCGACGTCGCCCAGTTGCTGATTTTGATCGTCGCGGTACACATCATGCTGGTGGCGATCCCGAGCATGACGCAGAGCGTAGAGCGAGGAGCAGTTCACCGACTGATCTTGCTTGCTGCATGGCGAGGCGCACTGGCGCTCGCGCTGACGATGCGCGCGGCGTTCTCGAAGTCACTGGCGATCCGCAGACTTCTAGCGCCGGTCGCAGCGGCGATGAGTCTGTTCGCAGTTGCATCGTCGGTTGGGAACTTCGCCGACCGCTTTCAGATCTGGAATGAAGTCCGTTGGTTTGACCTAGCTTGGACGATACCGTTCGCACTCGTCGCGGTTGCAGCATCACTTTGGCGCGAACGCGGGCGAGTGGGGGTGCAGTCGGAACTAACGGCGGATTCCGCGCCGGTCTTCATCATTTATCTGCCGGCGCTGGCGATTCCGGTCATTTTGCTGTCGTTGTACTCGACGATCGTTTTTGAGCAGGTCGTGGTCGGATTGACAGCGATGTTCGTCTCCGTGGCATTCTTCACGATGCGGGTGCTGGTTGCGCAGCGTAGGCAAGACCAGATGTTGCAACAATTGGCGAATTCGGAGCGACGGTATCGCCGGCTATTCGAAGACAATATGGCGGCAGTTTATCGATCCACGCCTGACGGGCAGATCACGGATTGCAACCAGGCGTTCTGCGATATGTTCGGCTACACGAAAGAAGAAATCGCGAACGGTTCGGCGGCGCGATTGTATGCCGGCGGTAAAGTAGAGCGCGAAGCGACGCTCCGCGATCTGCGAACGCATGGACAGCAGCGAAGCGTACAAGTCGCATACCGACGGAAGGACGGTTCTCTGATTCACACGCTGGGGCACCGCGCGATGGTTGTGGACCGGGACGGTATGGAGATGATCGAGGGAACGCTGATTGACATGACGCAGAGGCGGTCTCTCGAGTTACAACTGCAGCAGTCGCAGAAAATGGAGTCGCTAGGAACGATGGCCGGCGGCGTGGCGCACGATTTCAACAATCTCTTAACGGTGATTGGCGGATACAGCGCTATGCAAATGGCGAACCTGGACGCGAACGATCCGAACCACGAGTATGCGACTGAGATCAAGGCCGCCTCCGACCGAGCAGCGGGACTCACACGGCAACTGCTCGCATTCAGCCGGCAACAGGTGATGGAGGAGCGGCCGGTAATCCTCAACTCCCTGATTCGCGACTTCGAGAAGTTTTTGAGACGGCTGGTAGGAGAAGATGTCCAGCTGCGAACGAGTTTTGACCTGGAGTTGGGAACGGTGCGGACTGACCCGGGACAGATGGAACAGGTCTTGATGAATCTCACGTCGAATGCGAGAGATGCGATGCCATTGGGCGGGACGATTCGGATCGAGACTGCGAACGTAGTGCTGAATGAGCGGAGCCTGGAGCGGAACCCGATTGTCGTGCCGGGTGGATACGCGCGGCTCTCCGTGAGTGACGATGGGATCGGGATGGAGGAAGCGACCATCGCCCACATTTTTGAACCTTTCTTCACCACGAAGGCGGTCGGAAAGGGCACCGGACTCGGTCTCGCGACGACATATGGAATCGTGAAACAGAGCCGGGGCTACATCGAAGTCCAAAGCTCGCCGGGAGCGGGATCACGCTTCGATGTGTATCTGCCGCTCATCGGTCGCGACGGCGCAGGAAAAAGCGGGGACACCCGAACGGCAGTGGCACGAGGAACCGAGACAATCTTGCTCGTGGAAGACGATGTTCAGCTCCGCTCCATGTCGGTAACGCTGCTGCAATCGTGCGGCTACAACGTGCTGACGGCTGATGATCCCCGTGAGATTGAGAAACTTTGCGAACGCCACGGGGAACGCATTGACCTCCTTCTGACAGATGTCGTGATGCCCCACTTGAGCGGCAGTGAAGTGGCAAAGCGAGTCGCGGCAAAAGTGCCTGCGATCAAGATCCTGTTTATGTCGGGGTATCCAACGCACTCAAAGCTCGATCGCACTGCGCTCGAAGCATCGGGATCGTTTCTGCAAAAGCCGTTCGCCCCGGCGGTACTTGCGGCAAAGGTGCGCGAGGTTCTGGACCAGGAACTCACCGGCCAGGCATAG
- a CDS encoding TonB-dependent receptor plug domain-containing protein has protein sequence MLVAQFLCRSGWILNIGIQACKNILENERSGFHLVRFAALVLCLPALLHAGQPDNSQQDLKQMSLEQLSQIEVTTPTKQPESAFNTPAAIYVITSEDIRRSGVTNIPEALRLAPGVEVARIDGDKWSIGIRGFGSRLCRDVLVVIDGRTVYTTLLAGTYWEVQDYPLEDIERIEVIRGPGGTIWGPNAVNGVINIITKRAKDTQGGMVSAATGSFDHGTVNGRYGNHHGDNLQYRFYGRGFDRGPQFHWDGRNFDDWSSLQGGFRVDWNDKAQVNAFTLSGDIYDQRAGESVVATSYTPPFSQVLDQDARLSGGNVNFHWHHDQGEGKSFDLQAYYDRTNRREPNFGDLRDTYDVDFVQHWRLFDRHKVTWGLGARFSHGDNIEVVSGLTFSPADRTDRLLTAFIQDEFTLVNKRLVLTYGSKFLNTNFTDYAPEPSARLLWTPTDTTSVWAAATHAVRTPSDAERDFFLSGLVAVLPDGTPYFARFNANRNFRPEQMNGYELGARHLFGKNVYVDIAGFYNHFHNLFSEDITGAPYVEDSPGVPHILLPAQFGNGLIGNTKGFEITSEWRPTESWRLRGYYSYLHMNIEPGPGSLDIGSAPGIMGSSPEHQVFAQSEYDLTKALQFDADIRYVSELPGQTAGPAGATYPIRAYTTADARFGWQIGHQFDVSVVGRNLLQPHHPEFGSDPSADSNIAFVGIKRSVYIKLTWTSAR, from the coding sequence GTGCTCGTTGCCCAATTCCTCTGCCGATCGGGGTGGATTCTGAATATTGGCATTCAGGCCTGCAAGAACATTCTGGAGAACGAGCGCAGCGGATTCCACCTCGTGCGATTCGCCGCGCTGGTGCTGTGCCTGCCTGCGCTCCTGCACGCCGGCCAGCCCGACAACTCGCAACAAGACCTAAAGCAGATGTCCCTCGAACAGCTTTCGCAGATCGAGGTGACCACCCCTACCAAGCAGCCCGAATCCGCATTCAACACCCCGGCCGCGATCTACGTCATCACCTCGGAAGACATCCGCCGTTCCGGGGTTACGAATATCCCTGAAGCGCTTCGCCTCGCGCCCGGCGTGGAAGTCGCGCGCATCGACGGCGATAAGTGGTCCATCGGCATCCGAGGTTTCGGTTCGCGCCTCTGCCGCGATGTGCTCGTCGTGATCGATGGCCGCACCGTTTACACGACGCTGCTTGCGGGCACCTACTGGGAAGTCCAGGACTACCCCCTTGAAGACATCGAGCGCATCGAGGTCATCCGCGGTCCCGGGGGAACCATCTGGGGCCCGAACGCCGTCAACGGCGTGATCAATATCATCACCAAGCGCGCCAAGGACACGCAAGGTGGAATGGTTTCAGCCGCAACCGGAAGCTTCGACCACGGTACCGTGAACGGCCGCTATGGCAATCATCATGGCGACAACCTGCAGTACCGCTTCTATGGTCGTGGCTTCGATCGCGGTCCACAGTTCCACTGGGACGGCCGCAACTTCGACGACTGGAGTTCGCTCCAGGGCGGCTTCCGCGTGGACTGGAACGACAAGGCCCAGGTCAACGCCTTCACGCTCTCCGGCGACATCTACGATCAGCGCGCTGGTGAAAGCGTTGTCGCTACCAGCTACACGCCACCCTTTTCGCAAGTGCTCGATCAGGATGCCCGACTCTCCGGCGGCAATGTCAACTTCCACTGGCATCACGATCAAGGGGAAGGCAAGAGTTTCGATCTCCAGGCCTATTACGATCGCACCAATCGCCGCGAGCCCAACTTCGGGGATCTGCGCGACACCTACGACGTTGACTTCGTGCAGCACTGGCGCCTATTCGATCGCCACAAAGTCACTTGGGGCCTCGGCGCGCGTTTCAGTCACGGCGACAACATAGAGGTCGTCTCCGGACTGACTTTCAGTCCCGCAGATCGCACCGACCGTCTTCTGACAGCCTTCATCCAGGACGAGTTCACGCTGGTCAACAAGCGCCTGGTGCTCACCTACGGCTCGAAGTTCCTCAACACCAACTTCACCGACTACGCTCCCGAGCCAAGCGCGCGCCTGCTCTGGACACCGACCGATACCACTTCCGTCTGGGCCGCAGCCACGCACGCCGTGAGAACGCCGTCCGATGCCGAACGTGACTTCTTCCTCTCCGGATTGGTGGCTGTTCTGCCTGATGGAACGCCGTACTTCGCCCGCTTCAACGCCAACCGAAACTTCCGTCCCGAACAGATGAACGGATACGAACTCGGTGCGCGCCACCTCTTCGGCAAGAACGTCTACGTGGACATCGCCGGTTTCTACAACCACTTCCACAACCTCTTCAGCGAAGACATCACCGGTGCGCCTTACGTGGAAGACAGTCCTGGAGTGCCGCACATTCTGCTGCCGGCACAGTTCGGCAACGGTCTCATCGGCAACACCAAGGGCTTCGAGATCACATCCGAGTGGCGTCCGACTGAGAGCTGGCGTCTGCGCGGCTACTACTCGTACCTGCACATGAACATCGAGCCGGGACCAGGCTCGCTCGACATCGGCAGCGCTCCGGGGATTATGGGCTCCAGTCCGGAGCACCAGGTCTTCGCGCAGTCCGAATACGACCTGACCAAAGCGCTGCAGTTCGATGCCGACATTCGCTACGTCAGTGAACTTCCGGGCCAGACCGCAGGACCGGCTGGTGCGACCTATCCGATTCGTGCGTACACCACCGCCGACGCTCGCTTCGGCTGGCAGATCGGCCATCAGTTCGATGTCTCTGTCGTTGGCCGTAATCTGCTCCAGCCACACCATCCAGAGTTCGGCTCGGATCCTTCGGCCGATAGCAACATCGCGTTTGTGGGCATTAAGCGCAGCGTGTATATAAAGCTGACCTGGACGAGCGCCCGTTGA
- a CDS encoding YfiR family protein, which translates to MTNLSQRRSSRSGAKRTSSVRDVLRCLVLLPLFHSLLAMAAPPAGPPTDLQVKAAYLYKFGAFVQWPASVAPSDDFSICVLGRDGFGSVLDSTINGESIEGKKLVALRVNSVREAAQCRILYISNSEESRLRGILVELAKAPVLTVSDIPHFADRGGMIEFTLQSGRVRFDVNVTRAERAGLTLSSQLLKVAANVKHDEARD; encoded by the coding sequence ATGACCAACCTGTCGCAGAGGCGAAGCAGTCGTAGCGGCGCGAAGCGAACATCTTCCGTTCGCGACGTCCTGCGCTGCCTGGTTCTGCTGCCTTTGTTCCACAGCCTGCTGGCAATGGCCGCTCCGCCCGCAGGACCTCCAACAGATCTCCAGGTCAAAGCCGCGTACTTGTATAAGTTCGGCGCGTTTGTGCAGTGGCCAGCGAGCGTTGCTCCGTCCGACGACTTCTCCATCTGCGTTCTCGGTCGCGACGGCTTCGGTTCCGTCCTGGACTCCACGATCAATGGCGAATCCATCGAAGGCAAGAAGCTGGTCGCCTTGCGCGTGAACTCCGTACGAGAAGCTGCGCAGTGCCGCATTCTATACATCAGCAACTCGGAAGAGAGTCGTCTGCGCGGAATCCTGGTTGAGCTCGCGAAGGCTCCGGTGCTCACCGTGAGCGACATCCCGCACTTCGCCGACCGCGGCGGAATGATCGAGTTCACCCTGCAAAGCGGCCGCGTGCGCTTCGACGTCAACGTCACCAGGGCCGAGCGTGCGGGACTCACGCTCAGTTCACAGCTTCTCAAGGTTGCCGCCAACGTGAAGCACGACGAGGCGAGGGATTGA